In one Apostichopus japonicus isolate 1M-3 chromosome 18, ASM3797524v1, whole genome shotgun sequence genomic region, the following are encoded:
- the LOC139958562 gene encoding uncharacterized protein: MIDNNVRSSSQHLRCHHKMPGCSAWGCSNRPENGSKLFRFPTNLDWRKTWEAKVNRLHWKANSNHKLCDAHFSEDQFEQNRVDGKRKLKSTAIPTIFPHRRCKKVRKPPARTWDAPLPVKHQKLADHDYALPISDLLDSPDLDEETPNEQSSDEDQLPASDQQDAVV, from the exons ATGATCGACAACAACGTACGTTCGAGCAGTCAACATCTGCGCTGCCATCACAAAATGCCTGGCTGTTCAGCGTGGGGTTGTTCAAATCGTCCCGAAAACGGTTCAAAACTTTTCAGATTCCCAACAAACCTAGATTGGAGGAAAACATGGGAGGCAAAAGTAAACAGGCTTCACTGGAAGGCGAACTCCAATCACAAACTTTGTGAT GCTCATTTCTCAGAGGACCAGTTTGAGCAGAACCGGGTGGATGGGAAGCGGAAACTGAAGTCGACAGCAATTCCTACCATCTTCCCTCATCGACGATGCAAGAAAGTGCGGAAACCACCAGCCAGAACTTGGGACGCTCCACTGCCAGTGAAACATCAGAAACTGGCAGACCATGATTATGCTCTCCCAATTTCTGATCTGCTGGACAGCCCTGATCTAG ATGAAGAGACACCGAATGAGCAGTCTAGTGATGAAGACCAGCTGCCAGCTAGTGATCAGCAGGATGCAGTGGTCTAA
- the LOC139958561 gene encoding uncharacterized protein isoform X1 — MFPKLYLLCCLLAVVEWSVEADVITVDLSQEEFDGWIAFIPVNRSKLQSRIDEMTSEKSDVKFFLPSYHSCKDHVCEDQHVVVIAYGIVSAVLRDESSLDPDCDVALDSDAFSFMFPFLSSEPDQPGQLSLFLSRYTSTEGVYFDPNVAITNKIQAERLVHNRNETHVSIDFQHGDFKLKMEGQISGGCHEPNDYNLQALEDYTQELSLSQTPPDFSVCDNLHECICDVDFCSVWDRYREELTEAGSNVCQYWTHASDAVNCEASFEILEISTELKEYIALDEDHTTIVAGEMQKGSFGIGLKFPCVNQGIC, encoded by the exons ATGTTTCCAAAGTTGTATCTACTCTGTTGCCTCTTAGCTGTGGTGGAATGGAGTGTCGAGGCTGATGTTATAACTGTTGACCTTTCTCAGGAAGAGTTCGATGGCTGGATCGCATTTATTCCTGTAAATCGAAGCAAACTTCAATCCAGGATTGATGAGATGACTTCAGAGAAAAGTG ACGTGAAGTTTTTCCTGCCATCTTATCATTCCTGTAAAGACCATGTCTGTGAGGACCAGCATGTCGTTGTGATTGCTTACGGGATAGTGTCGGCCGTTCTTCGTGATGAGTCATCCTTAGATCCTGATTGTGACGTTGCATTAGATTCAGATGCATTCTCTTTCATGTTTCCTTTCTTAAGTTCTGAACCTGATCAACCAGGTCAGCTGTCATTGTTTCTATCTCGATACACGTCAACAGAGGGCGTCTATTTCGACCCAAATGTTGCCATAACTAACAAAATACAAGCAGAGAGACTTGTACACAACAGAAATGAAACGCATGTTTCCATCGATTTTCAACACGGCGACTTTAAGCTCAAAATGGAGGGACAGATATCGGGTGGTTGTCACGAGCCGAATGACTACAATCTCCAAGCGTTGGAAGATTACACCCAGGAATTAAGTTTATCGCAAACACCGCCTGATTTTTCGGTGTGTGATAACTTACATGAATGTATCTGCGATGTCGACTTCTGTAGCGTGTGGGACCGATATCGGGAAGAATTAACAGAGGCTGGATCGAACGTGTGTCAGTATTGGACACATGCAAGCGACGCCGTCAACTGTGAAGCCTCGTTCGAGATTCTAGAAATATCAACAGAATTAAAGGAATATATCGCTTTAGACGAGGATCACACGACAATTGTTGCTGGAGAGATGCAAAAGGGGTCGTTTGGTATTGGTTTAAAGTTTCCATGTGTCAATCAGGGTATTTGCTAG
- the LOC139958561 gene encoding uncharacterized protein isoform X2, protein MFPKLYLLCCLLAVVEWSVEAEIITVDLSQEVFDGWSVFIPVNRSKLQSRIDEITSEKSDVKFFLPSYHSCKDHVCEDQHVVVIAYGIVSAVLRDESSLDPDCDVALDSDAFSFMFPFLSSEPDQPGQLSLFLSRYTSTEGVYFDPNVAITNKIQAERLVHNRNETHVSIDFQHGDFKLKMEGQISGGCHEPNDYNLQALEDYTQELSLSQTPPDFSVCDNLHECICDVDFCSVWDRYREELTEAGSNVCQYWTHASDAVNCEASFEILEISTELKEYIALDEDHTTIVAGEMQKGSFGIGLKFPCVNQGIC, encoded by the exons ATGTTTCCAAAGTTGTATCTACTCTGTTGCCTCTTAGCTGTGGTGGAATGGAGTGTCGAGGCTGAAATTATAACTGTTGACCTTTCTCAGGAAGTGTTCGATGGCTGGAGCGTATTTATTCCTGTAAATCGAAGCAAACTTCAATCCAGGATTGATGAGATAACTTCAGAGAAAAGTG ACGTGAAGTTTTTCCTGCCATCTTATCATTCCTGTAAAGACCATGTCTGTGAGGACCAGCATGTCGTTGTGATTGCTTACGGGATAGTGTCGGCCGTTCTTCGTGATGAGTCATCCTTAGATCCTGATTGTGACGTTGCATTAGATTCAGATGCATTCTCTTTCATGTTTCCTTTCTTAAGTTCTGAACCTGATCAACCAGGTCAGCTGTCATTGTTTCTATCTCGATACACGTCAACAGAGGGCGTCTATTTCGACCCAAATGTTGCCATAACTAACAAAATACAAGCAGAGAGACTTGTACACAACAGAAATGAAACGCATGTTTCCATCGATTTTCAACACGGCGACTTTAAGCTCAAAATGGAGGGACAGATATCGGGTGGTTGTCACGAGCCGAATGACTACAATCTCCAAGCGTTGGAAGATTACACCCAGGAATTAAGTTTATCGCAAACACCGCCTGATTTTTCGGTGTGTGATAACTTACATGAATGTATCTGCGATGTCGACTTCTGTAGCGTGTGGGACCGATATCGGGAAGAATTAACAGAGGCTGGATCGAACGTGTGTCAGTATTGGACACATGCAAGCGACGCCGTCAACTGTGAAGCCTCGTTCGAGATTCTAGAAATATCAACAGAATTAAAGGAATATATCGCTTTAGACGAGGATCACACGACAATTGTTGCTGGAGAGATGCAAAAGGGGTCGTTTGGTATTGGTTTAAAGTTTCCATGTGTCAATCAGGGTATTTGCTAG